The Selenomonadales bacterium genome contains a region encoding:
- a CDS encoding DUF512 domain-containing protein, whose product MSYYGVVAKVKPNSVADDIGLQPGDKILAVNDMPLTDIIDFSFATADEEIELLIETADGEQELIEFDKEYGEDMGILFESAVFDRISRCKNRCTFCFIEQMAPNMRKSLYVKDDDYRLSFMNGNFITLTNMTEEDYARIYRLHLSPLYVSVHTTNGQLRSEMLRNPDAVHIKRQLKELAAHQIDIHVQIVLCPDYNDKEELEKTLTDLYELRDNILSVAIVPVGLTKHRERCHPLRTFTADEAKDVVKTVTAWQEKARAELGESFVHISDEFYLMAGEPFPTAEIYDGYPQIENGIGLSRSFVDEWNYYIHEIASASYEEPTTLFIVCGTSGEKVLRPLFDAVQIPNLTIRLIAVTNEFFGDKITVTGLLTGTDIANRLLQEEDIAQGNGLLIPCTCLKAEEDIFLDDTTVTDLEMNLNMPVRVFDSAHALQGYLGNWQMK is encoded by the coding sequence ATGTCATATTACGGTGTAGTTGCAAAAGTAAAACCGAACAGTGTTGCCGATGATATCGGCTTGCAACCGGGCGATAAGATTTTGGCAGTCAACGATATGCCGTTGACTGATATCATTGATTTTAGCTTTGCCACAGCCGATGAAGAGATCGAGCTCTTGATCGAAACAGCAGATGGCGAACAAGAACTGATCGAATTTGATAAAGAATATGGTGAAGATATGGGGATACTGTTTGAAAGTGCAGTATTTGACCGTATCTCGCGTTGCAAAAATCGTTGTACATTTTGTTTCATCGAACAAATGGCACCGAATATGCGTAAAAGCCTCTATGTAAAAGATGATGATTATCGTTTATCCTTCATGAACGGTAATTTCATCACTTTAACGAACATGACAGAGGAAGATTATGCACGTATCTATCGTTTGCATTTATCTCCGCTTTATGTATCTGTCCATACAACGAACGGACAACTTCGAAGTGAAATGCTGCGTAATCCCGATGCCGTACATATTAAAAGACAGTTGAAAGAGCTGGCAGCGCATCAGATCGATATTCATGTTCAGATCGTACTTTGTCCCGATTATAACGACAAAGAAGAACTGGAAAAAACTCTTACCGATCTTTACGAACTCAGAGATAATATCCTGTCCGTTGCGATCGTCCCTGTCGGTTTGACGAAGCATCGTGAAAGATGCCATCCCCTCAGAACCTTTACTGCCGACGAGGCAAAAGATGTTGTTAAAACGGTCACTGCTTGGCAGGAAAAAGCACGTGCCGAACTCGGCGAATCGTTCGTTCATATTTCGGATGAATTTTATTTGATGGCAGGTGAACCATTCCCGACGGCTGAGATCTACGACGGCTATCCACAGATCGAAAACGGTATCGGACTGTCACGCAGTTTCGTTGATGAATGGAATTACTATATCCACGAGATCGCATCAGCTTCGTACGAAGAGCCGACTACGCTCTTTATCGTTTGCGGAACATCGGGCGAAAAGGTATTGCGTCCACTCTTTGATGCAGTACAGATCCCGAATCTCACGATTCGATTGATTGCCGTAACGAACGAATTTTTTGGTGATAAGATCACCGTTACAGGCCTTTTGACGGGTACGGATATTGCCAACCGCCTTTTGCAAGAAGAAGATATTGCACAAGGTAACGGTCTTTTGATTCCTTGTACGTGTCTTAAAGCAGAAGAAGATATTTTCCTGGATGATACGACAGTAACAGATTTAGAAATGAATTTAAACATGCCTGTCCGTGTATTCGATAGTGCTCATGCACTGCAAGGATATCTCGGCAATTGGCAAATGAAATAA
- the pfkA gene encoding 6-phosphofructokinase — MRRIAILTSGGDAPGMNGAIRAVVRKSLYYGYEVYGIERGYEGLIQGKFHKMDSASVAGIIQRGGTVLKTARSKDYRTTEGFNKALRNLKEYGIFCVVVIGGDGSMAGARKLTEAGINTVVIPGTIDNDMAGTDYTIGFDTALNTALEAVNKIRDTVESHSRVAIIEVMGRSAGHIALMTGLACGAEKILLPEEKVDLDSVCRKLSETYKRGKRYSIIVVAEGAASGYDVAKAIKEKTEFDASVTVLGYIQRGGSPSAKDNIMASRMGSAAVDAIAENNMNCLVGANMGEIVLLDYETAVHSVRGVNKKLHQLAGILSL; from the coding sequence ATGAGAAGAATTGCCATTTTGACAAGCGGTGGTGACGCGCCGGGTATGAACGGTGCTATTCGTGCCGTTGTACGTAAAAGTCTTTATTACGGTTATGAAGTATATGGTATAGAACGCGGCTATGAAGGTCTTATTCAAGGCAAATTCCACAAAATGGACAGTGCATCGGTAGCAGGTATCATCCAACGCGGCGGTACTGTGCTTAAAACTGCTCGAAGCAAAGACTACCGCACGACAGAAGGTTTTAACAAGGCACTCCGTAATCTGAAAGAATACGGCATTTTCTGCGTTGTCGTCATCGGTGGTGACGGTTCGATGGCCGGTGCCAGAAAACTGACGGAAGCGGGTATCAATACAGTCGTTATCCCTGGTACGATCGACAACGACATGGCAGGTACCGATTATACGATTGGATTCGATACAGCACTCAATACAGCACTCGAAGCAGTCAATAAGATTCGTGATACGGTAGAATCGCACAGTCGTGTTGCCATCATCGAAGTGATGGGCAGAAGTGCAGGTCATATTGCTCTTATGACAGGTCTTGCTTGCGGTGCGGAAAAAATACTTCTCCCCGAAGAAAAAGTTGATCTCGATAGCGTATGCCGCAAGTTGAGCGAAACGTATAAACGAGGTAAACGCTACAGTATTATCGTTGTTGCCGAAGGGGCAGCCAGCGGCTATGATGTTGCTAAGGCAATCAAAGAAAAAACCGAATTCGATGCGAGCGTAACGGTACTCGGCTATATCCAGCGCGGTGGCTCTCCGAGTGCAAAAGACAATATTATGGCAAGTCGCATGGGCAGCGCAGCTGTTGATGCAATTGCCGAAAACAACATGAATTGTCTTGTTGGTGCAAACATGGGTGAGATCGTTCTCTTAGATTATGAAACGGCCGTCCATAGTGTACGCGGAGTCAACAAAAAACTCCATCAATTGGCAGGAATTTTGTCTTTGTAA